A region from the Corylus avellana chromosome ca7, CavTom2PMs-1.0 genome encodes:
- the LOC132188666 gene encoding uncharacterized protein LOC132188666, protein MGRKRKASESEAEEAFEKEKENEEYRNKQQQQKKNAGEIVPSMIRNKERRSEVHAKLKHQKKVEKRKKIQARDAAEKRALELGEEPQPRSVPRTIENTRELDETVCKPDDEELFAGNDADEFSVVLKREGTAKVLITTARFNSTRGPAFISELLSVIPNAHYYKRGTYDLKKIVEYAKNKDFTSIVVVHTNRREPDALLIMGVPDGPTAHFKLSKLVLRKDIKNHGNPTSHKPELVLTNFTTRLGHRIGRLIQSLFPQDPNFRGRRVVTFHNQRDFIFFRHHRYIFESKESKETNSEGKKAKDAKLAKAPQEKVVARLQECGPRFTLKLISLQHGTFDTKGGEYEWVHKPEMDTSRRRFFL, encoded by the exons AtggggagaaagagaaaggcgAGCGAAAGCGAAGCAGAAGAAGCGTTCGAAAAGGAGAAGGAGAACGAAGAATACAGAAATAAGCAGCAACAGCAGAAAAAGAATGCGGGGGAGATAGTGCCGTCAATGATAAGGAACAAGGAGAGGAGGTCGGAGGTGCACGCCAAGCTCAAGCACCAGAAGAAGGTCGAGAAGCGCAAGAAGATCCAGGCTCGCGACGCCGCAGAGAAGCGCGCTCTCGAGCTCGGCGAGGAG CCTCAGCCAAGGAGTGTTCCTCGTACGATTGAGAACACCAGGGAATTAGATGAGACTGTGTGCAAGCCGGATGATGAAGAG CTGTTTGCTGGAAATGATGCCGATGAATTCAGTGTAGTTTTAAAGCGTGAGGGTACTGCAAAAGTTTTAATTACCACTGCCCGATTCAATTCTACT AGGGGACCTGCTTTTATATCAGAACTACTTTCTGTGATCCCAAATGCACATTACTACAAGAGAGGAACCTATGACTTGAAAAAG ATTGTAGAGTATGCTAAGAACAAGGACTTCACTTCTATCGTAGTTGTTCACACCAATCGCAGGGAACCAG ATGCTCTCCTAATAATGGGGGTACCTGATGGACCTACTGCTCATTTCAAGCTTTCAAAGCTTGTTTTGCGCAAGGATATTAAG AATCATGGAAATCCAACCAGTCACAAGCCCGAGCTTGTGCTGACTAACTTCACAACACGCCTAGGTCATCGTATTGGAAG ATTAATACAGTCACTTTTCCCACAAGATCCAAATTTCCGTGGGCGGAGAGTTGTCACATTCCACAATCAGCGAGATTTTATATTCTTCCGGCATCACCG GTACATTTTTGAAAGCAAAGAAAGTAAGGAGACTAACTCAGAAGGTAAAAAGGCCAAGGATGCCAAGTTAGCGAAAGCTCCTCAGGAGAAAGTAGTTGCCCGCCTTCAG GAATGTGGCCCTAGGTTCACACTGAAGTTGATCAGTCTGCAGCATGGAACATTTGATACTAAAGGCGGGGAATATGAGTGGGTTCATAAG CCGGAAATGGACACAAGCCGAAGGAGGTTTTTCTTGTAA
- the LOC132186641 gene encoding F-box/kelch-repeat protein At3g06240-like, with translation MSDCIPNEVVTDILSRLPVKSLIRFRCVSRTWSSLISSPHLIAAHRNFTLSNTHHPPYLLFRHFNDQHKNERFTLPSSDDLFPRTLSQEMEENGIVGSSNGLLCLNICYNDGYVFWNPSIRKAIYLPDPSIRFSSHGQFLHSLGFGYDPTTDDFKLVRVAYLEGITETVPPPVEIYTLRTGAWRFVTAPGPPYVIDEWPLSVFVNGAVHWLAHTPWNKGDFRNVIVSFDMGAEAFHEMDLPESLQGSEHLNVTVAVLDGLLALAPCNGWWGEESHSVWVMKEYGVVESWTKQFDVDVREGLGRVIAFRRKGEVPVNKASGQLILDLPIYGLTESFYLNTYVESLVLLNVADGVLGRQDTKNSK, from the exons ATGTCGGACTGCATTCCGAACGAGGTTGTCACCGATATCCTCTCACGATTGCCCGTGAAATCGCTCATCAGATTCAGATGCGTTTCCCGGACATGGAGCTCTCTCATCTCCAGCCCCCACTTAATCGCCGCTCATCGTAATTTTACTCTTTCCAACACCCACCACCCACCTTACCTTCTCTTTCGTCACTTCAATGACCAACACAAGAATGAACGCTTCACTCTGCCTTCTTCAGATGATCTATTTCCTCGCACCCTTTCTCAAGAAATGGAAGAGAATGG CATAGTTGGTTCGTCTAACGGCCTACTCTGTCTCAATATTTGCTACAACGATGGCTATGTTTTTTGGAACCCTTCTATTCGAAAAGCTATATATCTTCCGGACCCCAGCATCAGATTTAGTTCTCATGGTCAATTTTTGCATTCTCTTGGCTTTGGCTATGACCCCACAACCGACGATTTCAAGTTGGTGAGGGTGGCGTATCTTGAAGGCATTACTGAAACcgttccacctccggttgagaTTTATACCCTTCGCACCGGCGCCTGGCGCTTTGTTACCGCCCCAGGTCCTCCCTATGTTATCGATGAATGGCCCTTATCAGTTTTCGTCAATGGGGCAGTTCACTGGCTCGCGCACACTCCGTGGAATAAGGGTGATTTTCGCAACGTGATTGTATCGTTCGATATGGGAGCTGAGGCGTTTCATGAAATGGATTTGCCTGAGAGTTTACAAGGGTCGGAACACTTGAACGTGACTGTTGCGGTGCTTGATGGATTGCTTGCGCTTGCCCCATGTAACGGGTGGTGGGGGGAAGAGTCTCACTCTGTGTGGGTGATGAAGGAGTATGGTGTAGTGGAGTCTTGGACTAAACAATTTGATGTCGATGTTAGAGAAGGATTAGGGAGGGTGATAGCCTTCAGAAGAAAGGGTGAAGTTCCAGTGAACAAGGCTAGTGGACAACTAATTTTGGATCTTCCCATTTATGGCTTAACAGAGTCGTTTTATTTGAATACTTACGTGGAGAGCCTTGTCCTACTGAATGTAGCAGATGGAGTTTTGGGAAGGCAGGACACTAAGAATAGCAAGTAA
- the LOC132186640 gene encoding uncharacterized protein LOC132186640: MNRQLLRPENPAFQPQWASEDVCLKFFKCVRWQLEETMDPIDCPYHYFCDSTYPGNYPPAVDMLVFLFIVASYITTLFIMVMDISRRGQACLGQSKRYLLPSGPVSLPVILLALAKGYRIDTIFPLSSIGPAILQLVHISALTFNHGSANKDVKYAFFEASTISGILHASLYLDSVLLPYYTGFDALVSSTFSGECASCVCRKEVLVVGGMLVSYRGWSLTTFSVVGALCLRIICRLFGEKTGNIILVRPWLESVAWIFILKDCVYLATNSPPQSSLLRVAAFGGIFVLICLHVIKWACTIITKSHSKWKK, from the coding sequence ATGAATAGGCAACTCTTGCGCCCAGAAAATCCAGCATTTCAACCTCAATGGGCCTCGGAAGATGTCTGCCTAAAATTCTTCAAGTGTGTTAGATGGCAGCTAGAAGAAACCATGGATCCGATTGACTGCCCCTATCATTACTTCTGCGATAGCACTTATCCTGGCAATTATCCGCCTGCTGTGGACATGCTGGTATTTCTCTTCATAGTAGCTTCATACATCACAACCCTCTTCATTATGGTAATGGACATATCAAGAAGAGGGCAAGCTTGCCTTGGTCAGTCAAAGAGGTACTTATTACCATCTGGTCCAGTTTCCCTCCCAGTGATCCTCTTGGCACTAGCAAAAGGCTACCGAATCGACACCATATTTCCCCTGTCGAGCATCGGCCCTGCAATCCTCCAACTGGTTCACATTTCTGCTCTCACTTTCAACCACGGCAGCGCTAATAAAGACGTCAAATATGCTTTCTTTGAGGCATCAACGATTTCAGGGATTTTACATGCCAGCCTATACCTGGATTCTGTTCTCTTGCCTTACTATACAGGTTTTGATGCCCTGGTGTCGTCAACCTTTTCAGGTGAGTGTGCATCCTGCGTGTGTAGGAAAGAGGTTTTGGTTGTGGGAGGGATGTTGGTGTCCTACAGGGGATGGTCACTCACCACATTTTCAGTTGTGGGTGCTCTATGTTTGAGGATTATCTGCAGGTTGTTTGGAGAGAAAACAGGAAATATTATACTGGTTAGGCCATGGCTGGAAAGTGTAGCTTGGATCTTTATATTGAAGGATTGTGTTTATCTAGCTACAAACTCCCCACCACAGAGTTCATTGTTGAGAGTTGCTGCTTTTGGAggtatatttgttttgatttgccTTCATGTAATCAAATGGGCATGCACCATCATAACAAAATCGCATTCAAAGTGGAAGAAATGA